One Setaria italica strain Yugu1 chromosome I, Setaria_italica_v2.0, whole genome shotgun sequence DNA window includes the following coding sequences:
- the LOC101785407 gene encoding vacuolar cation/proton exchanger 1c, with product MAPPQSGDGGAAAAGDDLLETGLLAAAVSKEEEALAPKTVSTSGRLADEQGTAATSSSRVRRGARLAAAQLQEVFLGTRLFPLFSAVPLAVAAQHLRLGRAWVFVFSLIGLAPLAERVSFLSEHIADTAGPTAGGLMNATCGNVPELIIALFALHKEKMEILKWSLLGSILSNLLLVLGSSLLCGGLANTGKERPLDRRQADVSIGLLILGVLCHILPLLSKYTNGTGDGISSAGSVLELSRLSAIVMLTAYFGGLVFQLKTHRQIFQQEDSSESSSTRSDDDASSVIGFASAVIWLIGMTVVIAVLSNYVVTTIEEASESLGIPVRFISIILLPIVGNAAEHAGAIIFAFKNRIDITLGIALGSATQILLLVVPIILIVSWVNGIPMDLNLNLLETGSLVMTVFTTAFTLQDDKWHYLKGFNLTLCYVVIAVCFFTIKALPTPKKLHA from the exons ATGGCGCCTCCCcagagcggcgacggcggcgcagcagcagcgggcGACGACCTCCTGGAGACCGGGCTGCTGGCTGCGGCCGTCtcaaaggaggaggaggcgcttgCCCCGAAGACAGTGTCGACGTCGGGGCGCCTGGCGGATGAGCAGGGTacggcggcgacgtcgtcgtcgcggGTGCGGCGGGGCGCGCGGCTCGCGGCGGCGCAGCTGCAGGAGGTATTCCTGGGCACGAGGCTGTTCCCGCTCTTCTCCGCcgtgccgctcgccgtcgccgcccagcacCTCCGCCTCGGCCGG GCCTGGGTGTTCGTTTTCAGCCTGATAGGCCTGGCTCCGCTTGCAGAACGTGTGAGCTTCTTAAGCGA GCATATTGCCGATACCGCAGGACCAACAG CTGGTGGGCTTATGAATGCAACATGTGGGAATGTACCTGAACTTATTATTGCCCTCTTTGCTCTGCATAAGGAGAAGATGGAAATCTTGAAGTGGTCACTTCTAGGTTCCATATTATCCAATTTGCTCCTTGTCCTTGGTTCTTCGCTCCTGTGTGGTGGGCTTGCAAATACGGGCAAGGAGCGTCCACTAGACAGG AGACAAGCAGATGTAAGCATAGGTCTTCTAATTCTGGGTGTGCTCTGCCATATCTTACCTCTATTGTCTAAATACACCAATGGCACTGGAGATGGCATAAGTTCAGCAGGTTCGGTTCTGGAATTATCAAGATTAAGTGCCATTGTAATGCTCACTGCCTACTTTGGAGGCCTCGTCTTTCAGCTAAAAACCCATCGACAAATTTTTCAACAAGAG GACAGCTCAGAGAGCAGCAGCACTAGAAGTGATGATGATGCTAGTTCAGTTATAGGATTTGCCAGTGCAGTGATCTGGTTGATTGGAATGACCGTTGTCATTGCTGTACTATCTAATTACGTTGTCACAACAATTGAG GAAGCATCAGAGTCACTGGGTATACCAGTCAGGTTCATCAGCATTATCCTACTTCCTATTGTTGGAAATGCTGCAGAGCATGCAGGTGCTATCATATTTGCTTTCAAGAACAGAATT GACATCACCCTGGGAATTGCTCTTGGTTCAGCTACTCAAATTTTGCTGCTTGTG GTGCCCATCATTTTGATTGTATCCTGGGTGAATGGCATCCCTATGGATCTCAACTTGAACCTTCTTGAGACTGGATCATTGGTTATGACTGTATTTACAACTGCATTTACACTACAG GATGACAAATGGCATTACTTGAAAGGCTTCAATTTGACACTTTGCTATGTTGTAATAGCAGTGTGCTTCTTCACCATAAAGGCCCTCCCAA CGCCAAAGAAGTTACATGCTTGA